In one window of Rathayibacter caricis DSM 15933 DNA:
- a CDS encoding citrate synthase: MEAPEPATESAPAAAEAEPQKVTLTFGDRTAEFPILRSVDGASSIDFSTLTKQTGFMSLDYGFVNTAATKSQITYIDGDKGVLRYRGYPIEEVATNATYLEVAWLLIYGELPTADELAGFDERIRRHTLLHEDLKRFFDALPHSAHPMSVLSAGVSALSTYYEDSSNPKDPEAVELTTIRLLAKLPVMAAYAHKKSIGQAFLYPDNSLSFVDNFLRLNFGTMAEKYDVDPVLSKALDRLLILHEDHEQNASTSTVRLVGSTEANLYASVSAGINALFGPLHGGANEAVLTMLGRIRESGESVQTFVERVKNKEEGVRLMGFGHRVYKNYDPRAKLVKESASEVLQALGVKDPLLDIAMELEALALEDDYFKERRLYPNVDFYTGVIYKAMGFPTRMFTVLFAIGRLPGWIAHWREMNIDKQTKIGRPQQLYMGAPERHWPTGS; the protein is encoded by the coding sequence GTGGAGGCACCGGAGCCCGCCACGGAGAGCGCGCCGGCTGCGGCCGAGGCCGAGCCCCAGAAGGTCACGCTCACCTTCGGCGATCGCACCGCCGAGTTCCCGATCCTCCGCAGCGTCGACGGCGCCTCGAGCATCGACTTCTCGACCCTGACGAAGCAGACCGGCTTCATGTCGCTCGACTACGGCTTCGTGAACACCGCGGCGACCAAGTCGCAGATCACCTACATCGACGGCGACAAGGGCGTCCTGCGCTACCGCGGGTACCCGATCGAGGAGGTCGCGACGAACGCGACGTACCTCGAGGTCGCGTGGCTCCTCATCTACGGCGAGCTGCCCACCGCCGACGAGCTCGCCGGCTTCGACGAGCGCATCCGCCGTCACACGCTGCTCCACGAGGATCTCAAGCGCTTCTTCGACGCGCTCCCGCACAGCGCCCACCCCATGTCGGTGCTCTCGGCCGGAGTCTCGGCGCTCTCGACCTACTACGAGGACAGCTCGAACCCGAAGGATCCGGAGGCGGTCGAGCTCACCACGATCCGTCTGCTCGCGAAGCTGCCCGTCATGGCGGCCTACGCGCACAAGAAGAGCATCGGGCAGGCCTTCCTCTACCCCGACAACTCGCTGAGCTTCGTCGACAACTTCCTCCGCCTCAACTTCGGCACCATGGCCGAGAAGTACGACGTCGACCCTGTGCTCTCCAAGGCCCTCGACCGCCTGCTGATCCTGCACGAGGACCACGAGCAGAACGCCTCCACGTCGACGGTGCGCCTGGTCGGCTCGACCGAGGCCAACCTCTACGCCTCCGTCTCCGCCGGCATCAACGCGCTCTTCGGCCCGCTGCACGGCGGCGCGAACGAGGCGGTCCTGACGATGCTCGGCCGCATCCGCGAATCGGGCGAGAGCGTCCAGACCTTCGTCGAGCGGGTGAAGAACAAGGAGGAGGGCGTGCGCCTGATGGGCTTCGGCCACCGGGTGTACAAGAACTACGACCCGCGCGCCAAGCTCGTCAAGGAGAGCGCCTCCGAGGTGTTGCAGGCGCTCGGAGTGAAGGATCCGCTGCTCGACATCGCGATGGAGCTCGAGGCCCTCGCGCTCGAGGACGACTACTTCAAGGAGCGCCGCCTCTACCCGAACGTCGACTTCTACACCGGCGTCATCTACAAGGCGATGGGCTTCCCGACGCGGATGTTCACCGTGCTCTTCGCGATCGGACGCCTGCCCGGCTGGATCGCCCACTGGCGCGAGATGAACATCGACAAGCAGACCAAGATCGGCCGCCCCCAGCAGCTCTACATGGGCGCTCCCGAGCGCCACTGGCCCACCGGCAGCTGA